One genomic region from uncultured Cohaesibacter sp. encodes:
- a CDS encoding DUF805 domain-containing protein — MSYSAAISSCFRHYFSFRGRAPRSEYWYWNLTILFVNILLGATPLLTGRAAAPEIVTHLPVLTVFWLVTFLPSFSITVRRLHDVNKSSWWGLGSLIPFMNFYALYLLFFKRGTEGPNKFGDDPNEGDVTRGPVVQLGSTNPPPLERFSDEELARLLPAGRTTQKAANEGSGMRVPITARKQATGFGRRGAGNHAGFRSS, encoded by the coding sequence ATGAGCTATTCAGCGGCAATTTCATCCTGTTTCAGGCACTATTTCAGTTTCAGGGGACGCGCACCACGCTCCGAATATTGGTATTGGAATCTAACCATACTTTTCGTCAATATTCTGCTTGGCGCTACCCCTCTTTTAACCGGCAGAGCAGCTGCACCTGAAATCGTGACACACCTCCCTGTGCTGACAGTGTTCTGGCTCGTAACATTTTTGCCGAGTTTTTCGATTACGGTGCGTCGGTTGCATGATGTGAACAAGAGCAGTTGGTGGGGGCTGGGCTCTCTTATACCTTTCATGAATTTCTACGCGCTCTATTTGCTATTTTTCAAACGAGGAACAGAAGGGCCGAACAAATTTGGCGATGATCCGAATGAGGGTGACGTTACCCGAGGTCCCGTCGTCCAGTTGGGGTCAACCAATCCCCCTCCGCTGGAACGGTTTTCCGATGAAGAGCTTGCTCGCTTGCTCCCCGCAGGCAGGACCACACAGAAAGCTGCCAATGAAGGCTCCGGTATGCGGGTCCCAATCACCGCAAGAAAGCAGGCGACAGGCTTTGGTCGGCGCGGCGCGGGCAATCATGCAGGCTTCAGGAGCAGCTAG
- a CDS encoding DUF805 domain-containing protein, producing the protein MFSLYGKLFSILRASFSYSGRTARMEFWFFFTFFTLMFFAALGADVTYIRQQEPSGLALFLYQLMGNREPFVPIYLLLFSPAMIAITVRRLHDRGHRGWWALVYLIPFFGLFPMVAMLARKSQEGFNRFGANPLDMAALAKRETQAARTSYESAPAHSPSPAE; encoded by the coding sequence ATGTTTTCACTCTATGGCAAGCTATTCTCAATTCTTCGGGCGTCCTTTTCCTATTCCGGCCGAACTGCGCGGATGGAATTCTGGTTCTTCTTCACCTTTTTCACATTGATGTTTTTCGCCGCACTCGGGGCTGACGTAACCTATATCCGGCAGCAGGAGCCAAGCGGCCTTGCGCTATTTCTCTATCAGTTGATGGGCAACAGAGAGCCGTTCGTGCCAATTTATCTGTTGCTCTTTTCTCCGGCAATGATAGCCATCACCGTCCGGCGCTTGCATGACAGGGGCCACAGAGGGTGGTGGGCTCTGGTCTATCTCATCCCCTTTTTCGGTCTCTTCCCGATGGTGGCCATGCTGGCGCGTAAAAGTCAGGAAGGCTTTAACCGCTTTGGCGCCAATCCACTGGATATGGCCGCGCTTGCCAAACGCGAAACCCAGGCTGCACGGACGTCTTACGAGAGCGCACCGGCTCATTCGCCCTCACCGGCGGAGTAA
- a CDS encoding exodeoxyribonuclease VII small subunit, translated as MSDLSELTFEAALAELEQIVQRLERGDVPLEKSIEEYERGEALKRHCDALLKKAEEKVEKIRLSAEGQAAGTEPLDVD; from the coding sequence ATGTCAGACCTGTCCGAGCTCACCTTTGAAGCAGCCCTTGCCGAACTGGAACAGATCGTTCAGAGACTGGAACGGGGCGATGTGCCTTTGGAAAAATCCATCGAGGAATATGAGCGCGGCGAAGCGCTGAAGCGCCATTGCGATGCGCTGCTCAAAAAGGCCGAGGAAAAGGTTGAGAAAATCCGTCTGTCCGCAGAAGGGCAGGCTGCAGGGACCGAACCGCTCGACGTAGACTGA
- a CDS encoding histone deacetylase family protein, with amino-acid sequence MSTIYITHPTFMKHKTPEGHPERPDRMRAVNIALEHEKFIYMPREEAQLGRHEDILRCHPQSVIDHLEENSPKEGLISLDGDTTVSPETMTAALYAVGASTQAIDEVMQGKVNNAFCGIRPPGHHAEQNRSMGFCFFNNAAIAARYAQEHYGAEHVAIVDFDLHHGNGTQDIFWDDPSVMYCSTHQMPLYPGTGAWTETGKDDLGNIVNAPLGAGQGAEQMRDAFESRLLPALYDFNPDLVIISAGFDAHIRDPLGDLTCTEADFSWMTGKLMDVADKCCDNRLVSLLEGGYDLTALARSVAVHVDRLMHG; translated from the coding sequence GTGTCGACCATTTACATCACGCACCCTACCTTCATGAAGCACAAGACGCCTGAGGGCCATCCGGAACGTCCGGATAGGATGCGTGCGGTCAATATTGCTCTGGAGCATGAGAAATTCATCTATATGCCGCGTGAAGAGGCCCAGCTCGGGCGGCACGAGGATATCCTTCGCTGTCATCCGCAAAGCGTCATTGATCATCTTGAGGAAAATTCCCCCAAAGAAGGGCTGATTTCGCTCGATGGCGACACGACGGTATCGCCTGAAACCATGACTGCGGCGCTCTATGCTGTGGGCGCTTCCACTCAGGCCATCGACGAGGTCATGCAAGGCAAAGTGAATAATGCCTTCTGCGGCATTCGCCCTCCAGGCCACCATGCCGAGCAGAACCGCTCCATGGGCTTTTGCTTTTTCAACAATGCAGCCATCGCGGCGCGCTACGCCCAGGAGCATTATGGAGCCGAGCATGTCGCCATTGTCGACTTCGACCTGCATCATGGCAACGGTACACAGGATATTTTCTGGGATGACCCCAGTGTGATGTATTGCTCGACCCACCAGATGCCACTCTATCCGGGCACAGGAGCCTGGACGGAAACCGGCAAGGATGATCTTGGCAATATTGTCAATGCGCCCCTTGGTGCAGGGCAGGGGGCAGAGCAGATGCGGGACGCCTTTGAGTCGCGCCTTTTGCCCGCGCTTTATGATTTTAACCCCGATCTGGTGATTATCTCCGCCGGGTTCGACGCCCATATCCGCGATCCACTGGGCGATCTAACCTGTACAGAGGCAGACTTTTCGTGGATGACCGGCAAATTGATGGATGTTGCAGACAAATGTTGCGACAACCGTCTGGTGTCTTTGCTGGAAGGGGGATACGACCTGACGGCGCTTGCCCGTTCGGTCGCCGTTCATGTGGACCGGCTTATGCACGGGTGA
- the nadC gene encoding carboxylating nicotinate-nucleotide diphosphorylase, whose protein sequence is MSDTKILPADKLFLPQPIIDDAVLAALKEDLGRAGDITTLATIPADAHAKAVIAARDEGIISGIPMAESAFRQIGVWHGEAVSFTPMIADGTEVKAGDVVAEIYGPARLVLSAERIALNFMCHMSGVATATHKMVKLIKGTKAKVTGTRKTLPGLRAFEKYAVKCGGGSNHRFGLDDAILIKDNHIAVAGSITEAIRRSRDFAGHLVRVEVEVDTIEQLKEAIACKPDVIMLDNMGPEKLAEALALLEGTGIISEASGGVSPATIAAIAKTGVDYISAGYITHSAPNFDLGLDISVS, encoded by the coding sequence ATGAGCGACACAAAAATCTTGCCCGCAGACAAACTGTTTCTGCCCCAACCCATCATTGATGATGCTGTGCTTGCGGCCTTGAAGGAAGATCTGGGCCGCGCTGGTGACATCACCACGCTGGCGACCATTCCTGCCGATGCGCACGCCAAGGCCGTGATCGCCGCACGGGACGAGGGGATCATCTCAGGCATTCCGATGGCGGAAAGTGCTTTCCGTCAGATTGGCGTCTGGCATGGAGAGGCGGTGTCTTTCACACCCATGATCGCCGACGGTACAGAAGTGAAGGCAGGGGATGTGGTCGCTGAAATCTACGGTCCGGCACGTCTGGTGCTGTCTGCTGAACGGATCGCGCTCAACTTCATGTGCCACATGTCCGGTGTCGCCACGGCGACCCACAAGATGGTCAAGCTGATCAAGGGCACCAAGGCAAAAGTGACCGGCACCCGCAAGACGCTGCCGGGCCTGCGGGCTTTTGAAAAATATGCGGTCAAATGCGGCGGCGGCTCCAACCACCGCTTCGGTCTTGATGATGCCATTCTGATCAAGGACAATCATATTGCAGTGGCAGGTTCGATCACCGAAGCCATTCGCCGGTCTCGAGATTTTGCTGGCCATCTGGTGCGAGTTGAAGTGGAAGTGGACACCATCGAGCAGCTCAAGGAAGCCATCGCTTGCAAACCCGATGTCATCATGCTGGACAATATGGGCCCGGAGAAACTGGCCGAAGCGTTGGCCCTGCTTGAGGGCACCGGCATCATCTCCGAAGCCTCCGGCGGTGTAAGCCCTGCAACGATTGCGGCGATTGCCAAAACCGGCGTGGATTATATTTCCGCTGGCTACATCACCCACTCGGCGCCAAACTTCGATCTTGGGCTCGATATTTCCGTCAGCTAA
- a CDS encoding DUF805 domain-containing protein yields MSAVKLVEHSLVHCLDFKGRAGRAEFWLWIVFSLLMTAGFYFIGLNTPLLSEIWKAWFALTFIFGISLTVRRLHDMDLTGKWFLIVPAGILLTFAIATFAPALMAQMLWIPVALVMVLYFVVGFVPGPAGENRFGHAFPPRELHFD; encoded by the coding sequence ATGTCTGCCGTGAAGCTTGTTGAACATAGTCTTGTCCATTGCCTTGACTTCAAGGGACGCGCCGGACGGGCCGAATTCTGGCTCTGGATCGTGTTTTCCCTGCTCATGACAGCGGGCTTCTATTTCATCGGCCTGAATACGCCGCTGCTTTCGGAAATCTGGAAGGCGTGGTTTGCTCTGACCTTCATTTTCGGCATTTCTCTCACGGTGCGTCGCCTGCATGATATGGACCTGACGGGCAAGTGGTTCCTTATTGTGCCAGCAGGTATTCTGCTGACCTTCGCGATAGCCACATTTGCTCCCGCGCTCATGGCGCAAATGCTGTGGATTCCCGTGGCGCTGGTGATGGTGCTCTATTTTGTGGTCGGCTTTGTTCCAGGCCCGGCTGGCGAGAATCGCTTCGGCCATGCCTTCCCACCCCGAGAGCTGCATTTCGATTGA